Below is a window of Caballeronia insecticola DNA.
GATGCAGAAAGAGCAGACGCCCGAGCCTGCCCAGGGTTTTCGTCGGAAACAGACAGGTGACGTCCTGAGCGCGCAACTCCGCGCTGATATGGCTGAAGTCGTCGTGCTCCGGCATCAGCGATGCGATGCAGACGTGATGCCCTCCCCGCTGATGCCCGATCGCGACGCCCTTGGCAAGAACCTCCGCCCCCGACAGACGAGGTGCCAGTATGACCTGGAGAATTCGCATTTATGCTTTCCCTCGGCTAATCCGAAGTGCGCCTGGAGGCCATACGTCCTGCCAACGTATCGTGGTCCCCGTCGCCGTTCGCCGCGCGCGATGCTTCGCGTCGTCGTTGCTGCCGGCGCACATCCTGTTTTTTTGTTTATCGATCTGATGATCCGCGTGCGCCGAAACAATCGTCGGCGCCGCGCACGGTAAACGTACTCCTGACGTCATACCAAACGCCCGCCATCAGATAGTGTTTTTCGGTCGCGACATAAAAGTTTGCGGAACCAATGCGGCGACACGCACACGTGAATGCTTATCAGGTGCGGTGCGGGGTGTCGGAGCGTGAAATTGCGTCGGACGACGCGAGGGAGCAATGTTGAGGACAGCGTGCGCGGCGCGCGGGGATGCGCGCCGCGTGATGATCAGGCGATCAGTTGGACCCGTCTTTCGGGCACTTCAGATTGCAGCCGTTGGGATCGCCGGAGTCGCCACGGCGGCGCATCGCCGACGAACCGTTCTGATACTTCTCCGACGGCGCGGACGCGGCGAACTGCATCTGCGGATGCTCATTCAGGCGGAACTGGTCTTGCAGCACGCCGCCCGGGACGCCCGGCGAATTCTGCGCGAAGGCGACAGGAACCAGATAGATCGCGCCTGCAACGAGCGCGGCGGAGGAACAGGCGAGCAATGACAATTTCATGGCGGTTGTTTCGCGCGGCGGAACCGCGTCTCAAGCAGGTAAATTCGACGGCCTTGCAGCCCGGCGCAGAAGCATCAAAGCGCAGACTCGGGCCGACTCCGACTGACAGCAAGCCGTTAGGTTAACCCAATTCGCCGCCGATGGCAGTCCCGGACGCGCCCGATTCTCTTACCGCGCGTTTCCAGCGTCGCACGCGCGTCCGCTCAACCGCGCAAGCCTTCGTCGATATCGACGAGCGAGCCGCAACGCGCCGGATCGTAGCCTTCGAGATGCGCGACGCTGTCGGTGAAGCCCGCGCTGCGCAGAATACGCAACACGGACGAGAGGCGCGCTTCGTCGAGCCGCGCGCGCTCGCAGGCGAAGAAATAGTCCTCGTCGACGATCGGGATGAAATCGAGCGCGAAATGCTGCGCGGCCGGCTGCACGCCGAAGCCGAGATCGGCCATGCCGCTCGCGACGAACGCGGCGATCGCCGAATGCGTAAGTTCGGTCGTTGCATAGCCGTTGATCTGATCCGGATCGACGCCGACCTGGCGCAGCGACAAATCGAGCAGCATGCGCGTGCCCGAGCCCGGCTGACGATTCACGAAGCGCACGTCGCCGCGCGCAAGATCGCGCAGGCCGGTAATGCGCTTCGGATTGCCCTTCGGCAGAAAGAGCCCCTGTTTGCGCCGCGTGAGACGGATCAGCTGATGCTTGTCCTGATCCAGATACGGCCGATAGATGTCGGCGCACGTCGAGCGGAATTCGCCGATCGGCAAGTGAAAGCCCGCCAGCTCGCATTCGCCGCGGGCGAGCGCGCTGACCGCCTCCGCGCTCTCGCGATACTTGATCTCGACCGGCACGCGCTGTTCGCCAAGCGCGCGCACGAGCGTGGCGACCGCATAGCCGTGCGACGCGTGAATCCGCACTTGCGTGACGCCGCCCGCGAGACGCCGGTTCAGTTCGGCGGCAACGTCGTTGGCGACTGCCTGCAACGGCGCTTCGAGCCGCTCACCGCAGACGCGCTGCGCCCGCAGCACCGATTCGCCCAGTTCCGACAACACCGACCCGCGCCCGCGCGATTTCGTGATGAGCGCGCCGCCTAGCCGCGCCTCGATTTCGCGCAACAAACCCCACGCATGCCGATAGGACAAACCCTTAGCGCTCGCGGCATTCGCGATACTGCCCGTCTGCGCGACAAGCTGTAAAAGCGGCACAACCGCGCTGAGACTGGTTTCCCGGCCATCGGCGTCCCGCAGGACCAGTTCGGCCCGGCATTCGACGTCAACCATATGCACTCCCCCTTCCTATTGCCAAGATATATCACGACGCCTATTGTTCTTATACAGGCTCGGCACCTGACATTATATCGACACAAATATGTACCAACAAAACATATGCCGAGCGAAGGAGGAGCCCCATGACACACGAGCAGCTTTCCGCCGCTGCATCTGAAGAACTGGTACGCCGGCACGCAGTGCAAGGCGCGACCTTGATGACCATCCTGCACGCGATCCAGGACGAAACCGGCTACGTGCCCGAGACCGCCGTGGCGCCGCTTGCGCGCGCGCTGTCGCTGTCGCGCGCCGAAGTGCACGGCGTCATCACCTACTATCACCACTTCCGGTCCGCGCCGCCCGCGCACGTGACCGTGCAGCTGTGCCGCGCGGAAGCATGCCGCAGCATGGGCACGGAAGCCTTGAAGGATCACATCGAAGGACATACGGGTTGTCGTTTCGACAGCGGCCACGCGAAAGACACCGAGCTGGAATCGGTGTTTTGCCTCGGCCAGTGCGCGCTGTCGCCGGCGCTGATGATCAACGGCGAATTGCACGCTAAGGTCACGCCGGCGAAGTTCGACCGGCTGTACGCCGCGGCGCAGACCAAGGTCGCGGAGGTGACGGCATGACGCGCATTTACGTTCCGATCGATTCCGCCGCGCTCGCGCTGGGCGCGCAGGAAGTAGCCAATGCTGTCGCCTTCGAGGCGGAGAAACGCGGCCTCGACGTGCAGATCGTGCGCAACGGCTCGCGCGGACTGTTCTATCTCGAACCGCTCGTCGAAGTTGAAACGGCGGAAGGCCGAATCGGCTATTCGAACGTCGAAGCCGACGATGTCGCCGCACTCTTCGATGCAAACTTCCACGAAGGCGGCGCGCACGAGAAGAACGTCGGCATCGTCGACGAGATTCCGTATCTGAAGAATCAGCAGCGTCTCACGTTCGCGCGCATCGGCAAGACGGATCCGCTGTCCATCGACGACTACGTCGCGCTAGGTGGCCTGGAGGGATTGCGCAACGTGCTCGACATGAACGGCGACGCGGTCGTCGCGGCGCTTATCGATTCCGGTCTGCGCGGACGCGGCGGCGCGGCTTTCCCGGCGGGCATCAAGTGGAAGACGGTGCGCGCGGCGTATGCGGACCAGAAGTACATCGTCTGCAACGCGGATGAAGGCGATTCCGGCACGTTCTCCGATCGGCTGGTCATGGAAAGCGATCCGTACATGCTGATCGAAGGCATGATCATCGCCGGCGTGACCACGGGCGCGACCAAGGGCTACATCTACGTGCGCAGCGAGTATCCGCATTCGATCGCGACGCTCAATCGCGCCATCGACCGGGCGCGCGACGCGGGATGGCTCGGCGCGAGCGTGCTCGGCTCGTCGCATGCGTTCGACCTGTATGTGGCGAAGGGCGCGGGCGCGTATGTCTGCGGCGAAGAAACCGCGCTGCTCGAATCGCTCGAAGGCAAACGCGGCATCGTGCGTGCGAAGCCGCCGGTGCCGGCGCTCGTCGGTCTGTACGGCAAGCCGACGGTCATCAACAACGTGATTACGCTCGCGACCGTGCCGATCATCTTCGCGAAGGGCGCGACGTTTTATCGCGACTTCGGCATGGGCCGTTCGCGCGGCACGCTGCCCTTCCAGATCGCAGGCAACGTGAAACAAGGCGGACTCGTGGAACTCGCGTTCGGCGTGACGCTGCGCGAACTGATCTACGAATACGGCGGCGGCACGGCAAGCGGCCGTCCTGCGCGCGCGGTGCAGGTCGGCGGCCCGCTCGGCACCTATCTGCCCGACAGTCAGTGGGACATTCCGCTCGATTACGAGGAATACGCGAAGGTCGGCGCGGTGGTCGGACACGGCGGGCTCGTCGTGCATGACGACACTTCGAATCTCGCCGAACTCGCGCAATACGCGATGCACTTCTGCGCGCTCGAGTCGTGCGGCAAGTGCACGCCCTGCCGCATCGGTTCGACGCGCGGCGAGGAAGTCATCGCGAGGATCCGCGAAGGCGATACATCGGTGAAGCAGATCACGCTGCTGCGCGAACTATGCGACACGATGGTGTCCGGCTCGCTCTGCGCGATGGGCGGCATGACGCCGTTCCCGGTGATGTCCGCGCTCGATCACTTCCCCGAAGATTTCGGGCTGCCCCGCACGCCCGCACAGAAAGCGGCATAGAACAAGGAGACGAACATGTCCAACACCATCAACGGCTGCGGCTCCGGCAACTGCGCGTGCAAGAGCGCGGCCTCGGTGCAGCGCCGCGATCCGTTCGACGAAACCGATTACGGCACGCCGCTGCGTCACGCCGATATCGACGTCACGCTGGAAATCGACGGTCAGTCCGTCACGGTTCCGGCGGGCACGTCGGTGATGCGCGCATCGATCGAAGCCGGCGTGAACGTGCCGAAGCTGTGCGCTACCGACTCGCTCGAACCGTGGGGCTCGTGCCGCCTGTGTCTCGTCGAGATCGAAGGCAAGCGCGGCTATCCGGCATCGTGCACGACGCCTGTCGAAGCCGGCATGAAAGTGCGCACGCAAAGCGACAAGCTGCAATCGCTGCGCCGCAACGTGATGGAGTTGTACATCTCCGATCACCCGCTCGACTGTCTCACCTGCCCCGCCAACGGCGACTGCGAACTGCAGGACATGGCGGGCGTCGTCGGCCTGCGTGAAGTGCGCTATGGCTACGAAGGCGCGAATCACCTGAAGGACAAGAAGGACGAGTCGAATCCGTACTTCACCTACGATCCGTCGAAGTGCATCGTCTGCAATCGCTGCGTGCGCGCGTGCGAGGAAACGCAAGGCACGTTCGCGCTGACCATCGCCGGACGCGGCTTCGAATCGCGCGTGGCCGCGAGCGAGAACGTGCCGTTCATGGAGTCGGAGTGCGTGTCGTGCGGCGCGTGCGTGGCCGCGTGCCCGACCGCGACGCTGCAGGAAAAGACCGTCATCATGCTCGGTCAGGCCGAACATTCGGCGATCACCACGTGCGCGTACTGCGGCGTCGGCTGCTCGCTCAAAGCCGAGATGAAGGGCAACACCGTCGTGCGTATGACGCCCAACAAGAACGGTCAGGCAAACGAAGGTCACGCGTGCGTGAAGGGCCGCTTCGCATGGGGCTACGCGACGCACAAGGATCGCATCAAGAAGCCGATGATCCGCGCGAAAATCACCGATCCGTGGCGTGAAGTGTCGTGGGAGGAAGCGCTCAACTATGCGGCAAGCGAGTTCCGCCGCATCCAGGACAAATACGGGCGCGATTCGATCGGCGGCATCACGTCGTCGCGCTGCACGAACGAAGAAACGTATCTCGTGCAGAAGCTCGTGCGCGCCGCGTTCGGCAACAATAATGTCGATACCTGCGCGCGCGTGTGCCACTCGCCGACGGGCTACGGCCTCAAGACGACGCTCGGCGAATCGGCGGGCACGCAGACGTTCGCATCGGTCGAACAGTCGGACGTGATCATCGTGATCGGCGCGAATCCGACAGACGGCCATCCGGTCTTCGGCTCGCGTCTGAAGCGCCGCATTCGCGAAGGCGCGAAGCTGATCGTGATCGATCCGCGCCGCATCGATATTGTCGATACGCCGCACGTGAAGGCGCAGTATCACCTGCCGTTGCGGCCCGGCACGAACGTCGCGATGGTCAATTCGCTCGCGCACGTGATCGTCACGGAAGGCCTGCTGAAGGAAGACTTCATCGCTGAGCGCTGCGAGTCGCGCGCGTTCGAACAATGGCGCGATTTCGTCGCGCGCGAAGAGAATTCGCCCGAAGCGATGGAAGCCGTCACCGGCGTGGCCGCGCAACAGGTGCGTGAAGCCGCGCGCGTCTATGCGCTCGGCGGCAACGGCGCGATCTATTACGGCCTCGGCGTCACGGAACACGCGCAAGGCTCGACCACCGTCATGGGCATCGCGAATCTGGCGATGGCGACGGGCAACATCGGCCGCGAAGGCGTCGGCGTGAATCCGCTGCGCGGCCAGAACAACGTGCAGGGTTCGTGCGACATGGGCTCGTTCCCGCACGAGCTGCCGGGCTATCGTCATATCGGCGATGCCGCCACGCGCGCGCTGTTCGAGGAAGCATGGAACGCGCAACTGCAACCCGAGCCGGGCCTGCGCATTCCGAACATGTTCGATGCCGCCATGCACGGCACCTTCATGGGCCTCTATTGTCAGGGCGAGGACATCGTCCAGTCGGACCCGAACACGCAGCACGTGGCCGACGCGCTCTCGTCGATGGAATGCATCGTCGTGCAGGACATCTTCCTGAACGAAACGGCGAAGTACGCGCACGTGCTGCTGCCGGGCTCGACCTTCCTCGAAAAGGACGGCACCTTCACCAACGCCGAGCGACGCATCTCGCGCGTGCGCAAGGTCATGCCGCCGCTCGCCGGTCTTGCGGACTGGGAAGTGACGATCCGCCTGTCGCGCGCGCTCGGCTACGAGATGAACTACGCGCATCCGTCCGAAATCATGGACGAAATCGCGCGCCTCACGCCGACTTTCCATGGCGTCTCCTACGAACGCCTCGACGAACTCGGCAGCATTCAGTGGCCGTGCAACGAACGCGCGCCGGACGGCACGCCGACCATGCACATCGACGAATTCGTGCGCGGCAAGGGGCGCTTCGTCATCACCAAGTTCGTGGCGACGCCGGAAAAGGTCACGCGCAAGTATCCGCTGCTGCTGACCACGGGCCGC
It encodes the following:
- a CDS encoding formate dehydrogenase beta subunit, producing the protein MTRIYVPIDSAALALGAQEVANAVAFEAEKRGLDVQIVRNGSRGLFYLEPLVEVETAEGRIGYSNVEADDVAALFDANFHEGGAHEKNVGIVDEIPYLKNQQRLTFARIGKTDPLSIDDYVALGGLEGLRNVLDMNGDAVVAALIDSGLRGRGGAAFPAGIKWKTVRAAYADQKYIVCNADEGDSGTFSDRLVMESDPYMLIEGMIIAGVTTGATKGYIYVRSEYPHSIATLNRAIDRARDAGWLGASVLGSSHAFDLYVAKGAGAYVCGEETALLESLEGKRGIVRAKPPVPALVGLYGKPTVINNVITLATVPIIFAKGATFYRDFGMGRSRGTLPFQIAGNVKQGGLVELAFGVTLRELIYEYGGGTASGRPARAVQVGGPLGTYLPDSQWDIPLDYEEYAKVGAVVGHGGLVVHDDTSNLAELAQYAMHFCALESCGKCTPCRIGSTRGEEVIARIREGDTSVKQITLLRELCDTMVSGSLCAMGGMTPFPVMSALDHFPEDFGLPRTPAQKAA
- a CDS encoding NAD(P)H-dependent oxidoreductase subunit E; this encodes MTHEQLSAAASEELVRRHAVQGATLMTILHAIQDETGYVPETAVAPLARALSLSRAEVHGVITYYHHFRSAPPAHVTVQLCRAEACRSMGTEALKDHIEGHTGCRFDSGHAKDTELESVFCLGQCALSPALMINGELHAKVTPAKFDRLYAAAQTKVAEVTA
- a CDS encoding substrate-binding domain-containing protein — its product is MVDVECRAELVLRDADGRETSLSAVVPLLQLVAQTGSIANAASAKGLSYRHAWGLLREIEARLGGALITKSRGRGSVLSELGESVLRAQRVCGERLEAPLQAVANDVAAELNRRLAGGVTQVRIHASHGYAVATLVRALGEQRVPVEIKYRESAEAVSALARGECELAGFHLPIGEFRSTCADIYRPYLDQDKHQLIRLTRRKQGLFLPKGNPKRITGLRDLARGDVRFVNRQPGSGTRMLLDLSLRQVGVDPDQINGYATTELTHSAIAAFVASGMADLGFGVQPAAQHFALDFIPIVDEDYFFACERARLDEARLSSVLRILRSAGFTDSVAHLEGYDPARCGSLVDIDEGLRG
- the fdhF gene encoding formate dehydrogenase subunit alpha — translated: MSNTINGCGSGNCACKSAASVQRRDPFDETDYGTPLRHADIDVTLEIDGQSVTVPAGTSVMRASIEAGVNVPKLCATDSLEPWGSCRLCLVEIEGKRGYPASCTTPVEAGMKVRTQSDKLQSLRRNVMELYISDHPLDCLTCPANGDCELQDMAGVVGLREVRYGYEGANHLKDKKDESNPYFTYDPSKCIVCNRCVRACEETQGTFALTIAGRGFESRVAASENVPFMESECVSCGACVAACPTATLQEKTVIMLGQAEHSAITTCAYCGVGCSLKAEMKGNTVVRMTPNKNGQANEGHACVKGRFAWGYATHKDRIKKPMIRAKITDPWREVSWEEALNYAASEFRRIQDKYGRDSIGGITSSRCTNEETYLVQKLVRAAFGNNNVDTCARVCHSPTGYGLKTTLGESAGTQTFASVEQSDVIIVIGANPTDGHPVFGSRLKRRIREGAKLIVIDPRRIDIVDTPHVKAQYHLPLRPGTNVAMVNSLAHVIVTEGLLKEDFIAERCESRAFEQWRDFVAREENSPEAMEAVTGVAAQQVREAARVYALGGNGAIYYGLGVTEHAQGSTTVMGIANLAMATGNIGREGVGVNPLRGQNNVQGSCDMGSFPHELPGYRHIGDAATRALFEEAWNAQLQPEPGLRIPNMFDAAMHGTFMGLYCQGEDIVQSDPNTQHVADALSSMECIVVQDIFLNETAKYAHVLLPGSTFLEKDGTFTNAERRISRVRKVMPPLAGLADWEVTIRLSRALGYEMNYAHPSEIMDEIARLTPTFHGVSYERLDELGSIQWPCNERAPDGTPTMHIDEFVRGKGRFVITKFVATPEKVTRKYPLLLTTGRILSQYNVGAQTRRTENSLWHDEDRLEIHPVDAEDRGIREDDWVGIESRAGQTVLRARISERMQPGVVYTTFHFPESGANVITTDSSDWATNCPEYKVTAVQVMPVEQPSQWQKEYSRFNTQQLELMNMRDVAPTTSGK